The following is a genomic window from Streptomyces sp. BHT-5-2.
TTCCTCGACGACCGGCCGGCCTTCGACTGGCACCCCGGCATGATGCTGGAGAGCAGCCACCTCCAGGTCCCGTTCATGGCCGACCTGGTCACCCTCGCCGACCCCACCTCGCCCTTCTCCTTCCTCAACTACCTCAAGGAATCGGGCCGGATGTACTCCTTCTACATCCGCGAGAACTTCTATCCGCTGCGCGCCGAGTTCAACGACTACTGCCGCTGGGCCGTCGGCAAACTCGACACCGTCCGCTTCTCCCACAAGGTCACCACCGTCGAGTACGACGAGACCGCCGAGGTCTACCTCGTCCACGCCGACCACCACGGCGAACGGCGCACCTTCCGGGCCCGCCGGCTGGTCCTGGGCACCGGCACCCCGCCGCACCTCCCCGACGCCTGCCGCGACCTCGGCGGCGACGCCCTGCACAACTCCGGCTACCTCGACGCCAAGGCCGCCCTCCAGGCCAAGGACAGCATCACCATCATCGGCAGCGGCCAGAGCGCCGCCGAGATCTACCACGACCTCCTCCAGGACATCGACGCCCACGGCTACCAGCTGACCTGGGCCACCCGCTCCCCCCGCTTCTTCCCCCTCGAATACACCAAGCTCACCCTGGAGATGACCTCCCCGGAGTACGTGGACTACTTCCACGCCCTCCCCCCGGCCACCCGCGACCGCCTCAACGCCACCCAGAAGCACCTCTACAAGGGCATCGACTCGGAGCTGATCAACGACATCTTCGACCTGCTCTACCAGAAGCGCCTGGCCGGCCCGGTCCGCACCCGCCTGCTCACCAACACCGCGCTGGAAGACGCCCGTTACGACGAGGCCACCGGCACCTACACCCTCGGTCTGCGCCAGGAGGAGGAGGGCCGCGACTTCACCCTCGCCACCCAGGGCCTGATCCTCGCCACCGGCTACCGCTACCGCGTCCCCGACTTCCTCGACCCGGTCCGCGACCGCATCGCCTGGGACGCCACCGGCCGCTACGACGTCGCCCGCAACTACAGCATCGACACCACCGGCCACGGCATCTTCGTGCAGAACGCCGAGCTGCACACCCACGGCTTCGTCACGCCCGACCTCGGCATGGCCGCCTACCGCAACTCCTGCATCATCCGCGAGCTGCTCGGCCGCGAGTACTACCCGGTCGAGAAGGCCATCGCCTTCCAGGAGTTCTCCGCCCCGGCCGGCCCGCACGACCCGATGGGGATATCCGTATGAACACCCCCGCCTTCACCCGCACCGACCCCGCGCTGGGGGAGTTCGCCCTGCGGCCCGTCGACCCCGCCGCCGACGCCGCCGTCCTACACTCCTGGGTCACCCACCCCAAGGCCGTCTTCTGGCTGATGCAGGACTGCGACCTGCCGGCCGTCGAGAAGGAGTTCGCCCGGATCGACGCCGACCCGCACCACGACGCCCTCCTCGGCCTGCACAACGGCGCCCCCGCCTTCCTCATGGAGCGCTACGACCCCGCCCACCGCGAACTCGTCGGCATCCACGCCGCCCGGCCCGGCGACATCGGCATGCACTTCCTGACGGCCCCCACGGACACCCCCGTCCACGGCTTCACCCACGCCGTCCTGACCACCGTCATGGAGAGCCTCTTCGCCGACCCCGACGTCCGCCGCGTGGTCGTCGAACCCGACACCCGCAACACCGCGGTGCACGCCCTCAACGACGCCGTCGGCTTTGAAGTCGTCCGCACCGTCTCGCTGCCCGCCAAAGACGCCCTGCTCAGCACCTGCACCCGCGACCAGTTCCTGGCCGCCCGAGGAGCCCACCGATGACCACCCGGGAAACCCCCTCCCCCACCCCGCACCAGCCCGCCCAGGACGCGGTCGCCCACCTCACCCCCGAGCTGTGGGCCCGCGCCAACCGCGCCCTGGTCCGCAAGGCCCTCGCCGAGTTCGCCCACGAACGCCTCCTGACGCCCGAGCCGCTGCCCGAGGCCGACCGCTACGCCGTCCACAGCGACGACGCCGCCACCGCCTACCGCTTCACCGCCCGCAGACGGGCCCTGGACCACTGGCAGATCGACCCGGACAGCATCACCCGCCACCGCGCCGGCACCGAACTCCCCCTGGACGCCCTGGACTTCATCACCGAGCTCCACACGTCCCTGGGCCTGTCCCCGGACGTCCTCCCGGTCTACCTGGAGGAGATCAGCTCCACCCTCTCCGGCACCGCCTACAAGCTCGCCGGCAAGGCCCCCACCGCCGCCGAACTCGCCACCGACGGCTTCCAGGCCGTCGAGACCGGCATGACCGAGGGCCACCCCTGCTTCGTCGCCAACAACGGCCGCCTCGGCTTCGGCGTCCACGAGTACCATGCCTACGCCCCCGAGGCCGCCGCCCCGCTGCAACTCGTCTGGCTGGCCGCCCACCGCGACCACAGCACCTTCACCGCCGGCGCCGGCCTCGACTACGACACCCTCATCGAGGCCGAACTCCCCGCGGAGACCCGGGCCCGCTTCACCGCCGACCTCACCGCTCTCGGCCTCGACCCCGACGACTACCACCTCTTCCCCACCCACCCCTGGCAGTGGTGGAACAAGCTCTCCGTCACCTTCGCCGCCGAGGTCGCCCAGCGCCGCCTGGTCTGCCTGGGCCCCGGCGACGACCAGTACCTCGCCCAGCAGTCCATCCGCACCTTCTTCAACACCAGCCACCCCGGCAAGCACTACGTCAAAACGGCCCTCTCGGTCCTCAACATGGGCTTCATGCGCGGCCTTTCCGCCTCGTACATGGAGGCCACCCCGGCCATCAACGACTGGCTGGCCCGCCTGATCGACGCCGACGACACCTTCCGGGCCGCCCGCTTCTCGATCATCCGCGAGCGCGCCGCCATCGGCTACCACCACCGCCAGTACGAGGCCGCCACCGAGAAGGGCTCCGCCTACCGCAAGATGCTCGCCGCCCTCTGGCGCGAGAGCCCGGTCCCCACCCTCGAACCGGGCCAGCGGCTGGCGACCATGGCCTCCCTCCTCCACCTCGACCGCGCCGGCGACTCCTTCGCCGCCGCCCTGATCGCCGAGTCCGGCCTGGCCCCCGAGGTCTGGCTGCGCCGCTACCTCGACGGCTACCTCACCCCGGTCCTGCACGCCTTCTACGCCTACGACCTGGTCTTCATGCCGCACGGCGAGAACGCCATCCTCGTCATCGAGGACGGCGCGGTGGCCCGCGTGATCTTCAAGGACATCGCCGAGGAGATCGCCGTGATGTCCGCCGACGCGGTCCTCCCGCCGACCGTCGAACGCATCCGCGCCGACGTCCCCGACGACAAGAAGCTGCTCTCCGTCTTCACCGACGTCTTCGACTGCTTCTTCCGCTTCCTCGGCGCCACCCTCGCCGACCGCGGCGTCCTGGACGAGGACACCTTCTGGCGCACCGTCGCCGCCACCGTCACCGACTACCAGGCGGCCCACCCCCACTTCGCCGACAAGTTCGCCGAGTACGACATGTTCGCCCCCGAGTTCGCCCTCTCCTGCCTCAACCGCCTCCAGCTGCGCAACAACCAGCAGATGGTCGACCTCCAGGACCCGGCCGGCGCCCTCCAGCTCATCGGCACCCTCCACAACCCCATCGCCCCCTACGCCCCCTGACCCCACCCCCCATACGAAGAAGGGCGGACCCGCACCGGGCCCGCCCTTCTTCACACACTCACCTACTCGGACTTCTCAGCCGTGTCAGCCTTCTCGTCCTTCTCCGCGCCGCCACCGGCCTGCGCCTCACCACCGGCCGCAACGCCGTCCGGGCCCTGGTCCCGGCCCTCGGCCTCGTCGTCGTCCTCGACCAGCGCGTCGGTGAACTGCACCCCGTCCAGCTCTGCCAGCCGGTCCGACGCATCCGTGGTCCCGGCCTGGTCGGCCTCCAGCGCCTTGGCGAACCAGTCCCGCGCCTCGCCCTCGCGACCGACCGCCAGCAGCGCGTCCGCGTACGCGTAGCGCAGCCGGGCCGTCCACGGCTGCACCGCGTTCGACGCCAGCTCGGGGCTCTGCAGCGTCACCACCGCGGCGTCCGCCTGCCCCATGTCCCGCCGGGCCCCGGCCGCGACCAGCCGCATCTCGACCTGCCCGGCCCGGTCCAGCCGCTGCACCTCCGGCTCACCGGCCATCGCCAGCGCCTTCTCCGGCCGCCCGAGCCCCCGCTCGCAGTCCGCCATGAGCGGCCACAGCTCCGCGCTGCCGGTCATCCGCCGCGCCGCCCGGAACTCCTTCAGCGCCTCGGGGTACTTCCCGACCGCGTACGCCGCGAAGCCTCCGGCCTCCCGGACCGCCGCGACCCGCGACGCCAGCCGCAGCGCCACCTGCGCGTACCCGTACGCCTTCTCCGGGTCCTCGTCGAGCAGCCGCGCGACCATCACCAGGTTCCTGGCGACGTCCTCGGCCAGCGTCTTCGGCAGGCTCTGCAGCTCCTGCCGCACGGCCTTGTCGATCTCCTCGCCGGTCACGTCGTCCGGAATCGGCAGCCGCTTGATCGGCTCCCGGTCACGGTCCCGCCGCTCGTCGCGACGGTCGTCCCGGCGGTCGTAGTGCCGCGGCCCGTCCCGGCGGTCGTCCCGACGATCGTCCCGGCCACGCCCGCCGCCGTAGGGCCGCCGCGCCCCGCGCTCGCCGCCCCCGCGCTCGTCCCGACGGAACCCACCACGGTCGCCACCACGGTCATCCCGCCGCGGCCCCCGGTCCCGGTCCCGGTCCCGGTCATCCCGACGGAACCCACCCCGGTCGTCATCGCGCCGGAAACCACCACGGTCGTCATCCCGCCGGAAGCCACCACGGTCGTCATCCCGCCGCGGCGCCCGCGCACGGTCGTCCCGACGGAACCCACCACGGTCGCCACCACGGTCATCGCGCTCGTCCCGACGGAATCCGCCACGGCCACCGCCGCGCTCATCCCGCCGCTCGAAGCGGTCGTCCCTGCGGAACCCACCCCGGTCGCGATCGTCCCGCCGCTCATCCCGACGGAACCCGCCCCGGTCGTCCCGCCGCTCGGAACGGTCGTCCCTGCGGAACCCACCGCGCTCGGCACCACCACGGTCATCCCGCCGCGGCCCCCGGTCCCGGTCCCGGTCATCCCGACGGAAACCACCACGGTCGTCGTCACGCCGGAAACCACCGCGGTCGTCATCCCGCCGGAAACCACCACGGTCGTCACGGCGGAACCCACCACGACCACCGGGCCGGTCATCCCGCCGGTCATCCCGCCGCTCGTCGCGCCGCTCGAAGCGGTCATCGCGTCGGTAGCCACCGCGCTCACCACCGCGCTCACCCGCGCGGTTGTCCCGGCCGGTGCGGTTGTCGCGGCTGTCACGCCGCGGCCCCCGGTCCCGGTCATCGCGCCGGAAGCCACCACGGTCACCGCCGTCGCGCCTAGGCCGGCGCTCCGGACGATCGTCGGAAGGGTTGGTGGGCATCGACGTGACTCCTGTCTTCGGTACTGCATTCATTCTCACGCACCGACCCGTTCGGCGCGCTCCGGCAAAACAAAAGGACCCTTGGTCCCAGCGTGAACGCTGGGACCAAGGGTCCTTGAAAAATTGTTCGGCGGCGTCCTACTCTCCCACAGGGTCCCCCCTGCAGTACCATCGGCGCTGAAAGGCTTAGCTTCCGGGTTCGGAATGTAACCGGGCGTTTCCCTAACGCTATAACCACCGAAACCCATTCGGGTTCAAGCGAACAAGCACACTCTTCAATTAAAGACGTGCAACTGTCACCCCGCGAAAACGGGATATCAGCTGGTTCACCGACGCTGCGACTGTTCGCAACCCGGGAACCACACAGTGGACGCGAGCAACTGAGGACAAGCCCTCGGCCTATTAGTACCAGTCAACTCCACACCTTACGATGCTTCCATATCTGGCCTATCAACCCAGTCGTCTACTGGGAGCCTTACCCCATCAAGTGGGAGGGAGCCCTCATCTCGAAGCAGGCTTCCCGCTTAGATGCTTTCAGCGGTTATCCTTTCCGAACGTAGCCAACCAGCCATGCCCTTGGCAGAACAACTGGCACACCAGAGGTCCGTCCGTCCCGGTCCTCTCGTACTAGGGACAGCCCTTCTCAAGACTCCTACGCGCACAGCGGATAGGGACCGAACTGTCTCACGACGTTCTAAACCCAGCTCGCGTACCGCTTTAATGGGCGAACAGCCCAACCCTTGGGACCGACTCCAGCCCCAGGATGCGACGAGCCGACATCGAGGTGCCAAACCATCCCGTCGATATGGACTCTTGGGGAAGATCAGCCTGTTATCCCCGGGGTACCTTTTATCCGTTGAGCGACGGCGCTTCCACAAGCCACCGCCGGATCACTAGTCCCTACTTTCGTACCTGCTCGACCCGTCAGTCTCACAGTCAAGCTCCCTTGTGCACTTACACTCAACACCTGATTACCAACCAGGCTGAGGGAACCTTTGGGCGCCTCCGTTACCCTTTAGGAGGCAACCGCCCCAGTTAAACTACCCACCAGACACTGTCCCTGATCCGGATCACGGACCCAGGTTAGACATCCAGCACGACCAGAGTGGTATTTCAACAACGACTCCACACCAACTGGCGTTGGCGCTTCACAGTCTCCCACCTATCCTACACAAGCCGAACCGAACACCAATATCAAGCTATAGTAAAGGTCCCGGGGTCTTTCCGTCCTGCTGCGCGAAACGAGCATCTTTACTCGTAATGCAATTTCACCGGGCCTATGGTTGAGACAGTCGAGAAGTCGTTACGCCATTCGTGCAGGTCGGAACTTACCCGACAAGGAATTTCGCTACCTTAGGATGGTTATAGTTACCACCGCCGTTTACTGGCGCTTAAGTTCTCAGCTTCGCCAACCCGAAGATTGACTAACCGGTCCCCTTAACGTTCCAGCACCGGGCAGGCGTCAGTCCGTATACATCGCCTTACGGCTTCGCACGGACCTGTGTTTTTAGTAAACAGTCGCTTCTCGCTGGTCTCTGCGGCCACCCCCAGCTCAGGAAGCAAGTTCCCTCACCAGAAATGGCCCCCCTTCTCCCGAAGTTACGGGGGCATTTTGCCGAGTTCCTTAACCATAGTTCACCCGAACGCCTCGGTATTCTCTACCTGACCACCTGAGTCGGTTTAGGGTACGGGCCGCCTTGAAACTCACTAGAGGCTTTTCTCGACAGCATAGGATCATCCACTTCACCACAATCGGCTCGGCATCAGGTCTCAGCCTTAACGTGCGACGGATTTGCCTATCACACGGCCTACACCCTTACCCCGGGACAACCACCGCCCGGGCTGGACTACCTTCCTGCGTCACCCCATCGCTTACCTACTACAAGTCTGGTCCGTCGGCTCCACCACTCCCCTCAACTCCGAAGAGATCAGGGCGGCTTCACGGACTTAGCATCGCCTGATTCAGTACTGGGCGCTTCAAAGCGGGTACCGGAATATCAACCGGTTGTCCATCGACTACGCCTGTCGGCCTCGCCTTAGGTCCCGACTTACCCTGGGCAGATCAGCTTGACCCAGGAACCCTTAGTCAATCGGCGCAAGAGTTTCCCACTCTTGTATCGCTACTCATGCCTGCATTCTCACTCGTGAACCGTCCACAACTCGCTTCCACGGCTGCTTCACCCGGCACACGACGCTCCCCTACCCATCACGATCCCCGTTAGGAGTAATATCGCAATGACACGACTTCGGCGGTGTACTTGAGCCCCGCTACATTGTCGGCGCGGAATCACTTGACCAGTGAGCTATTACGCACTCTTTCAAGGGTGGCTGCTTCTAAGCCAACCTCCTGGTTGTCTCTGCGACTCCACATCCTTTCCCACTTAGCACACGCTTAGGGGCCTTAGTCGATGCTCTGGGCTGTTTCCCTCTCGACCATGGAGCTTATCCCCCACAGTCTCACTGCCGCGCTCTCACTTACCGGCATTCGGAGTTTGGCTAAGGTCAGTAACCCGGTAGGGCCCATCGCCTATCCAGTGCTCTACCTCCGGCAAGAAACACACGACGCTGCACCTAAATGCATTTCGGGGAGAACCAGCTATCACGGAGTTTGATTGGCCTTTCACCCCTAACCACAGGTCATCCCCCAGGTTTTCAACCCTGGTGGGTTCGGTCCTCCACGAAGTCTTACCTCCGCTTCAACCTGCCCATGGCTAGATCACTCCGCTTCGGGTCTAGAGCGTGCAACTCAAACGCCCTCTTCGGACTCGCTTTCGCTACGGCTTCCCCACACGGGTTAACCTCGCTACACACCGCTAACTCGCAGGCTCATTCTTCAAAAGGCACGCAGTCACGACTGATGAGAAAACTCACCAGCGACGCTCCCACGGCTTGTAGGCACACGGTTTCAGGTACTATTTCACTCCGCTCCCGCGGTACTTTTCACCATTCCCTCACGGTACTATCCGCTATCGGTCACCAGGGAATATTTAGGCTTAACGGGTGGTCCCGCCAGATTCACACGGGATTTCTCGGGCCCCGTGCTACTTGGGTGTCTCTCAAACGAGCCGCTGATGTTTCAGCTACGGGGGTCTTACCCTCTGCGCCGGACCTTTCGCATGTCCTTCGCCTACATCAACGGTTTCTGACTCGTCCCACAGCCGGCAGACTGCAGAAAAGAGATCCCACAACCCCGCACTGGCAACCCCTGCCGGGTATCACACCAATACGGTTTGGCCTCATCCAGTTTCGCTCGCCACTACTCCCGGAATCACGGTTGTTTTCTCTTCCTGCGGGTACTGAGATGTTTCACTTCCCCGCGTTCCCTCCACACTGCCTATGTGTTCAGCAGCGGGTGACAGCCCATGACGACTGCCGGGTTTCCCCATTCGGACACCCCCGGATCAAAGCTCGGTTGACAGCTCCCCGGGGCCTATCGCGGCCTCCCACGTCCTTCATCGGTTCCTGGTGCCAAGGCATCCACCGTGCGCCCTTAAAAACTTGGCCACAGATGCTCGCGTCCACTGTGCAGTTCTCAAGCAACGACCAGCCACCCACCACCCCAACCCGAAGGCTGAGTTCACTGGGGCCGGCGTTCGAAGGGCAAGCAACGCTCGCACCCTCAGACACCCAACAGCGCGCCCGACCAACCCAAACCACAGTCCCGTGTTCCACGCCGAAGCAGTACTAACGAGCCATGACCTGAACAGGCCGAATAGTCAACGTTCCACCCATGAGCTAACCACCGTCGAACATTCGCCGACGTAGTGGCTCTGGACAATCTTGCGACTGCCTAGATGCTCCTTAGAAAGGAGGTGATCCAGCCGCACCTTCCGGTACGGCTACCTTGTTACGACTTCGTCCCAATCGCCAGTCCCACCTTCGACGATTCCCTCCCACAAGGGGTTGGGCCACCGGCTTCGGGTGTTACCGACTTTCGTGACGTGACGGGCGGTGTGTACAAGGCCCGGGAACGTATTCACCGCAGCAATGCTGATCTGCGATTACTAGCAACTCCGACTTCATGGGGTCGAGTTGCAGACCCCAATCCGAACTGAGACCGGCTTTTTGAGATTCGCTCCACCTCACGGTATCGCAGCTCATTGTACCGGCCATTGTAGCACGTGTGCAGCCCAAGACATAAGGGGCATGATGACTTGACGTCGTCCCCACCTTCCTCCGAGTTGACCCCGGCAGTCTCCTGTGAGTCCCCATCACCCCGAAAGGCATGCTGGCAACACAGAACAAGGGTTGCGCTCGTTGCGGGACTTAACCCAACATCTCACGACACGAGCTGACGACAGCCATGCACCACCTGTACACCGACCACAAGGGGGACCCTGTCTCCAGAGTTTTCCGGTGTATGTCAAGCCTTGGTAAGGTTCTTCGCGTTGCGTCGAATTAAGCCACATGCTCCGCTGCTTGTGCGGGCCCCCGTCAATTCCTTTGAGTTTTAGCCTTGCGGCCGTACTCCCCAGGCGGGGAACTTAATGCGTTAGCTGCGGCACGGACGACGTGGAATGTCGCCCACACCTAGTTCCCAACGTTTACGGCGTGGACTACCAGGGTATCTAATCCTGTTCGCTCCCCACGCTTTCGCTCCTCAGCGTCAGTATCGGCCCAGAGATCCGCCTTCGCCACCGGTGTTCCTCCTGATATCTGCGCATTTCACCGCTACACCAGGAATTCCGATCTCCCCTACCGAACTCTAGCCTGCCCGTATCGAATGCAGACCCGGAGTTAAGCCCCGGGCTTTCACATCCGACGCGACAAGCCGCCTACGAGCTCTTTACGCCCAATAATTCCGGACAACGCTCGCGCCCTACGTATTACCGCGGCTGCTGGCACGTAGTTAGCCGGCGCTTCTTCTGCAGGTACCGTCACTCTCGCTTCTTCCCTGCTGAAAGAGGTTTACAACCCGAAGGCCGTCATCCCTCACGCGGCGTCGCTGCATCAGGCTTTCGCCCATTGTGCAATATTCCCCACTGCTGCCTCCCGTAGGAGTCTGGGCCGTGTCTCAGTCCCAGTGTGGCCGGTCGCCCTCTCAGGCCGGCTACCCGTCGTCGCCTTGGTGAGCCATTACCTCACCAACAAGCTGATAGGCCGCGGGCTCATCCTTCACCGCCGGAGCTTTCCACACACAGAAGATGCCTCCGTGTGTCATATCCGGTATTAGACCCCGTTTCCAGGGCTTGTCCCAGAGTGAAGGGCAGATTGCCCACGTGTTACTCACCCGTTCGCCACTAATCCCCGACCGAAGCCGGTTCATCGTTCGACTTGCATGTGTTAAGCACGCCGCCAGCGTTCGTCCTGAGCCAGGATCAAACTCTCCGTGAATGCTTCCCCGTAATCGGGGCGAACACCACGAGAGCGGAACCACAAGGAGGAATAATCCCCGCGGTTCACAGCGTCCTCGCTGTGCGCCTCCCAAAGCTTTGGAAGGACTTTCAAAGGAACCTCGCCCCAACATGACGTTGGAGACGGGGTATCAACATATCTGGCGTTGACTTTTGGCACGCTGTTGAGTTCTCAAGGAACGGACGCTTCCTTCGGCCTGCCCTCGCGGACTTCCTCCGGGCGCTTCCCTTCAGTCTTGCGTCTCCGACTCTATCAGACCCTTTCGGCCCTGATTTCCGCCGGTGCGATCCGGCCTTTCGGCTTTCTCGCGGTTCCGACCTTACCAGATCCTTTTTCGTTTCCGGCCGCTTCTCGATGAGCAGCTACCGGCTTCGAATTCGGTTCCGATTTTCGGTCGGAGGGGTTCGCCTTTCGGCGTGGTCACTACTTTAGCGGCTTTTCCTGACGGCTCATAATCGGGCCGTTCGGGTCGAATTTCGGCAACGCGAAAAAAGGCCCGTCAGGGAGTCGTTCAGAGTAGTGGTTTGTGCCGCTTCGGGGGTGCGCAGATAGCGCTGCCCGGAACCAGCGGCTCGGGATACGTTAGGCGCTTGGCAGGGCAGAGTCAAGCAGTCGGGGCGCTGCGCCGCCTGGGCACGTGGGGGCGGTAGCGACTGACGGTGGGGTCGCCGTCGATCCAGTAGCGCCACGGATGGTCGGCGCCGTCGCCGCCGACGCCGGTGCGGGGGCCGTTGCGCACCAGGTCGCGGCGGGCCGGGGTGCCCTGGAGGATCGTGATCGGGCTGTGGTCGGTGCCGCAGACGTCGATGCCGTCCAGGGTGCGGTCGATGTCGAGGGCGGTGGCCAGCCGGGCGGGGCCCTTGGCCAGTTCGTCGGTGTTGCGGGCCTTGGGGCGGCGGCCGACGGCGAGCGGCGTACCGGTGAGGATCTCGCCGGCGCGCAGCAGCACGGCGCCGGCCCTGCCCTCGGGGCCGCAGACGAGGTTGATGCTGAACCACATGCCGTAGATGAAGTAGACGTAGGCGTGACCGGGCGGGCCGTACATCGTGGCGTTGCGGGCGGTGCGGCCCCGGAAGGCGTGGGAGCCCGGGTCGGACTCGCCGTCGTACGCCTCGACCTCGGTGAGGCGGAGCTCGATCGGGCCGGCGGGGCTGTGGCGTACCAGGGTGCGGCCCAGGAGATCCGGGGCGACTTCCAGAACGGAGCGGTCGAAGAATTCGCGCGGGAGGGGGGTGCGGTCCGGTACGTCCGTCATGCGTCCCGAGCGTAATCGAGAGCCGTGGATGGGTGGCGGGGCGCTTTGGGAGGTTGTGGAAAGCGCGATGCGGTCGATCGGTTCGGGGTGCGCAAGGATCTGGCCACGATCTGTCGGCTGGTTGGGGCGCGGGGTGCGTCAGGGGAGGACGAGCGTGGGGGGTTGTCTGTCGGGCTCCAGGCGCGGGTCGAGGTCGTGCGCGGGGGCGAGGAGGTCGGGCGGGACGTCGAGTTCGCCCGGCTGCGGCTGGGCGGGGCGTTCGAGGTGCGGGCGGGGGCCGTGCACACGGTGCCGTTCGGGCTGGAGATCCCCTGGGAGACGCCGGTGACGACGTTCCTCGGGCGACCCGGTGCGCGGGATGGAGGTGGGAGTGACGACGGAGCTGGCGATCGCGCGGGCGGTGGACTCCAGTGATCTCGATCCGGTGCGGGTGCATCCGCTGCCGGCGCAGCAGGCCGTCCTGGACGCGTTCGAGCGGCGCGGGTTCCGGTTCGAGTCGGCCGGTCTGGCGCAGGGGCGGATCCACGGGACGCGGCAGCGACTGCCCTTCCACCAGCAGATCGAGTTCTCGGCACCGCCGCAGTACCGGGGGTTGAGCGAGGTGGAGCTGTCCTTCGTGGCCGACGACCGGGAGATGGACGTGGTGCTGGAGATGGGCAGGAAGCCGGGGCCGTTCGGCGAGGGGTCGGACACCTACCGATCGTTCACGGTGGGGCTGCGCGACTTCGGGGGAACCGACTGGGCGGGATGTCTCAACCAGTGGCTGGCCGAGGTCGGCGGGCGGCGCAACTGGCTCTAACCTGGCCGGACGAAGTGTCAGCAAGCGACCAGGAGGTCCGAGGTGTCCGAGCTGAAGCGGCGGCCGCTCCCGCACGATTTCCACCCGCCGGTGGCGGAGTTCACGGTGGTGAGCGAGGAGGTGGAGCCGGGCGGGACGCTGCGGCCGGAGCAGGTCCACTCCGGTGGGAACCGCTCGCCGCAGCTGCGGTGGCAGGGCGCGCCCGCGGGGACCGCGAGCTACGCCGTCACCTGCTACGACCCCGACGCGCCGACCGGCAGCGGGTTCTGGCACTGGGTGCTG
Proteins encoded in this region:
- a CDS encoding lysine N(6)-hydroxylase/L-ornithine N(5)-oxygenase family protein, whose amino-acid sequence is MTVPHEPPYDFLAIGLGPFNLGLACLTAPVDELNGLFLDDRPAFDWHPGMMLESSHLQVPFMADLVTLADPTSPFSFLNYLKESGRMYSFYIRENFYPLRAEFNDYCRWAVGKLDTVRFSHKVTTVEYDETAEVYLVHADHHGERRTFRARRLVLGTGTPPHLPDACRDLGGDALHNSGYLDAKAALQAKDSITIIGSGQSAAEIYHDLLQDIDAHGYQLTWATRSPRFFPLEYTKLTLEMTSPEYVDYFHALPPATRDRLNATQKHLYKGIDSELINDIFDLLYQKRLAGPVRTRLLTNTALEDARYDEATGTYTLGLRQEEEGRDFTLATQGLILATGYRYRVPDFLDPVRDRIAWDATGRYDVARNYSIDTTGHGIFVQNAELHTHGFVTPDLGMAAYRNSCIIRELLGREYYPVEKAIAFQEFSAPAGPHDPMGISV
- a CDS encoding GNAT family N-acetyltransferase, with protein sequence MNTPAFTRTDPALGEFALRPVDPAADAAVLHSWVTHPKAVFWLMQDCDLPAVEKEFARIDADPHHDALLGLHNGAPAFLMERYDPAHRELVGIHAARPGDIGMHFLTAPTDTPVHGFTHAVLTTVMESLFADPDVRRVVVEPDTRNTAVHALNDAVGFEVVRTVSLPAKDALLSTCTRDQFLAARGAHR
- a CDS encoding IucA/IucC family siderophore biosynthesis protein → MTTRETPSPTPHQPAQDAVAHLTPELWARANRALVRKALAEFAHERLLTPEPLPEADRYAVHSDDAATAYRFTARRRALDHWQIDPDSITRHRAGTELPLDALDFITELHTSLGLSPDVLPVYLEEISSTLSGTAYKLAGKAPTAAELATDGFQAVETGMTEGHPCFVANNGRLGFGVHEYHAYAPEAAAPLQLVWLAAHRDHSTFTAGAGLDYDTLIEAELPAETRARFTADLTALGLDPDDYHLFPTHPWQWWNKLSVTFAAEVAQRRLVCLGPGDDQYLAQQSIRTFFNTSHPGKHYVKTALSVLNMGFMRGLSASYMEATPAINDWLARLIDADDTFRAARFSIIRERAAIGYHHRQYEAATEKGSAYRKMLAALWRESPVPTLEPGQRLATMASLLHLDRAGDSFAAALIAESGLAPEVWLRRYLDGYLTPVLHAFYAYDLVFMPHGENAILVIEDGAVARVIFKDIAEEIAVMSADAVLPPTVERIRADVPDDKKLLSVFTDVFDCFFRFLGATLADRGVLDEDTFWRTVAATVTDYQAAHPHFADKFAEYDMFAPEFALSCLNRLQLRNNQQMVDLQDPAGALQLIGTLHNPIAPYAP
- a CDS encoding DNA-3-methyladenine glycosylase, which translates into the protein MTDVPDRTPLPREFFDRSVLEVAPDLLGRTLVRHSPAGPIELRLTEVEAYDGESDPGSHAFRGRTARNATMYGPPGHAYVYFIYGMWFSINLVCGPEGRAGAVLLRAGEILTGTPLAVGRRPKARNTDELAKGPARLATALDIDRTLDGIDVCGTDHSPITILQGTPARRDLVRNGPRTGVGGDGADHPWRYWIDGDPTVSRYRPHVPRRRSAPTA